A stretch of DNA from Dioscorea cayenensis subsp. rotundata cultivar TDr96_F1 chromosome 4, TDr96_F1_v2_PseudoChromosome.rev07_lg8_w22 25.fasta, whole genome shotgun sequence:
ATGTCGCCGCACTTTGCGTAAATCCTCACAAGCACATTGCACAAGATGGTATCGGAAGTGAAGTCCCGGCGAAGGGCCGTGCAGTGTATCTGTTTTCCGTGCTTTAAGCTCAACGAGTCGGAACAAGCAGTGAGCACCGAAGTGAATGCCACTGCGTTCGGTGTTGTCTGTGCAAACAATGCGAAAGCATCATCATATTTCTGGCTCTGCACAAGCCCGGTGATCAGTGCATTGCGCATTGCCGTGTCTTTCGGGGAATTCAATCCAGTGAAGACTTGCATAGCTTGTGTGATCATTCCACAGCTTGAATACAAGTCTATAAGGGAAGTAGCAATGACGAGAGAATTATGATAACCACAAATGAAAGTGAGAGCATGTAACTGCAGACCTTGCGCGAGAGAGCGCGAGGAAGCACAGGCCGTGAGCACGGTACTGAGAGTGAAGCCGGTGAACTCAATCCGGGTTTGTACCATGGAGAAGAAGGCGTTGATGGTGAGCTGAGAATGGCCATGATGGATGAAGCATGAAAGAAGGGCATTCCATGAGACAACATCTCTctcaggcatttcatcaaacacattGACTGCATCTTCAAAGAAGCCGCATTTTGAGTACATGTTGAGGAGGGAGGTGGCAGGGATTGGTTCGGATAAgcagccaagcttgaacatcaaGGAATGGAGTTGGAAGCCGAGACGGGAACCGGCGGCGGGGAGAGCGGGGCAGGCAGAGAGGATTGGATTGAAGGTGAAACCATCGAGGGGGATGTTGTGACGATGCATGTGGAGGAAAAGCAGGAGCGCAGAGGTTTGGTTGTTGTTGCGGACGTGGGCGGAGAGGAGGGCGTTGAGACGCGGTGCATGTGCATCTCTGTGAGGCATTTCGTCGAGCAGGTGTTGGGCAAGGGGGTGTTTGAAGGGATTGGTGATGGGTGAGCGACGAGAGAGAGTGGAGAATGCGCGCATTGGGGTTGTGATTGTGTGCTGTGCTGGAGCTCAAGAAgctcgagagagagagagagatggcggGAAGACGGGTTGCGTTGTAATTTTAGTTCAGTCCCTtgtaaaactttaaattctgAATAgatactaatttattaaaaaaaacaagtgggTTTTGTATATAACTACGACTTTAAATTCTTACTagttattttaaagaaaaactcaggGATGTGCATATGGATCGGAAATTGAATGTCCTGACCGTGGGTCCTCATCTATTGACATGTTGTGCAGATTATAAACCTATACCCATAATCGGAGATTTGTTACTATCATTACACTaaggatttttttctttaatattttacagCACCTTTTAAAGTAAAACCAATATCATGAACACTTTAACAAAACAttttagttatatttatatttatataattttttttgttataaaattttttcctattaatgttcaaaaaagtaaatataaatatacataaataaaataggGGCAAGTCACATATTAATGATTTGAACAAACATGTAATTAATAACTGAATATGCATATGCTTTTATCTTAACAtgataaataaaccaaaaaaatcatattatatgtatattaaattagagttcaaagaaaaaaagtatattaCCAATTATTCAATTTTCAGGGGTATGCTGGCCACACACACAAATGCCTTAACTCAAGCAGGAGAAAATAATGGGTAAAGTAACTAGGCATCAATAGCTGATGTTCACCAATAATAATCACTATATCAAATTCAATAACAGAAATACTCAGTTCAATGGAGAAATACAGTAAAATGCAGACAAACACCTATAGCAAGTCCAACTAAGACACAATTAGGTCTTTTTATTCTTATGTAAAAAAAGCAGGCAATGTTACTGAAAAACCAATCTAAGAATCAGTTATGGATTGAGATGTTGAAACCTTCCACAACTTTACCCACTCTTCCATACCATCAGCAGCATTTTTAAACACAAGATCAAGAGGTCCCAACTGTTCCCTTACCAAACCTGCCATCTTGATCACACAGTCCTCCGCTGTCACCGCTGTCCTCGGCAACCTCACTGACTGGAAAAAGGGCACAACCTGTTCCATTAATTTCACTCCTTCCCATTCCTTTTTCAAGCTTTCCAATGCATCACCTCCATCGGCGCCTTCACCTCTCCATACGTACGGTAGTCCGCTTTTCACTCCGAGACCCAAGTGATCACACACTACCTTCGCGCACATCCCGCTCCAGATGTCCTCCATTGTCTCCCACCTCCGCTTACCTTCTCCTGCCAGCCGCAACACGGGGAACAATGCAGGCCCCACTATGTCCCTCCTGAATGCGAGATTGATCCCGCTAACAGGCATCATTGACCTCACTGGCACTGTGAGCACAGCATCCACATAGCGCAAGTTTCGCTCTTCTGGCTTCACAGCCTGAGTTGGGGCATCGTAGTCTGCTATGTTGAGCCACAGGCCACATGACATCACACATTCAACTCCGGTTCGTAGACTGAAGGGGTACCCACGAACAAAATCTGCACCCTCACGATAGGGATCATAAAGGGTATTGAAGAAGAAAGGTGTAGCAGGTGTACTGAGATTGGTGATGTGCTGCGCGACTGCATCTATTAAGAAACCCTGGCTATCTCTTGCTGGTAGGCAGTCATCGTCAATAGAGATAATGTACTTCTTGCGAGATATGAGATACCCGAAGTATCGGCTTGAATGACCGGAAAATTTGATGGAAGTTTGCCCTATCACTTTCTCAATGTCGGATTTGGTGTATACTTGGAGGTCAAAGCCAGAGGGAATCTGAAGCTCCTCTTCCGTGTCAGGATCTTTGATGATTATGAGGTGGTACCTGGACAAGATTGGTCGCCATTCCTCCAAAAAAGTGGTGAGATTCGGGTGAAGTGCTGCAATCACAACATCAACCTGACTAGCATCTAGTTCCAGAGACATTTTTCCAGCTAGAGATCAAAAGTTAATGCTGAAACGGTACTGCTCAGGAATATGAAGAAACCAATTCCAAGTGTGGTTCTAGAATTTCTCAGAGCACCCTGTGTAATAAATCAGAGTGTTAGGCACATAGTATCATCAGATTATGATCTTATCACTGTTAAACAATTGATAACTTACTGGTAGGAAGAACAGGTGAGAGGATCTGTTTGATGTTAAGGGACTCAACAAAGTAAAGTATTTCTTCGTTACCAGTTGCCATAAATAACTTCAGAACCTTTTCTGTCAATTTCCCTGCATGCAGGGTTTCCTGTCCATTAAGCAAATATAAGGTTGTTAGATGTCTAGCTGAAGCTTTGCAGGAGGTGGCAGATGTATAACTTTCCCAATATTATATAAGATGTCAACATTGAACTCAATCACCTTGTTAACACATTTTTGCCTAGGAGGATGGCCCAAAAAGAAATACATGTCAAGAAGCACCAAACTAGTTAAATGGCAGTTAAGATGTACTGAACTAGCTAAATGGCAATTCCACAAGGTGCAAAGCTTACTAAGTCAAAATCTTGACATTTCTTCAAGGTACAGTTGCCATTTCACAATATATCTCCAGTAATCAGTGAAAATGATAACATGTAGCTATGTGAAACCAAGCAAGCTTATGGCAGGCAAAGCATTCCCTATGACCATTTTCGTCTCAGAAAGATCTGAAGTTCTGAAAGTCACAGCATTTATCTGCATGATTTCCTAAGAACTCAATGAAAGAATAACTTAAGTGGAGCTGATTATGTATTAGTTATACATAATAAACATCACATATGacttcatctatatatatatattatcttaccAATCCACCATACAAAAGAAACACCTATATGATTCGGGATCGCGCTAACAAAAGGCTTATAAAACAAGAAACCACTTAGATCATGAAGAGTAGGAAAATAGAAATCTCAAACTCCTTGATGACGACTGAAAATtctacacaaaaataaataaataaataaataaatggatatAGATGTTACAGAAAGCCCTAAAGCCAAAACCCATCATCTCTTCACCACAAAGGTTCAGAATCCAACTAGAATCACATACACAGAATAAATCCACTAGATAATTTTGAtcttttttcttgaataaaagcTTTGTAAGACAAAGAGACACACAGATCATGAAGAATAAGAGCATCAAAACTCCTAAAATTCaagatgaacaaaaaaaaaaagggatccattcaaaagaatcaaaataaaatcacacaAAGAGAACAACAAAACATAGATTTATAGATGAAGAATCGAAACAAAACATTCCAGAATTCAGattcaaacaacaacaataacaacaatatcaacaaaaaaaaacataaattcgtAATACCACAAGcaaaagaatcaaaataaaatcacacaAAGAGAACAACAAAACATAGATTTATAGATGAAGAATTGAAACAAAACATTCCAGAattcagattaaaaaaaaaaacataaatttgtaATACCACAAGCAAAGGAAATcatcagcatcagcatcagcatcagcatcagcatcagcatcagcaACAGAGTTTTGTTGATAGAAAACAAGGGATTGATTtggggagaaaaaaaaatttaaaaaaaaaaaaagggatggATTACCTTGAAAAGGAGAGTGAGGATGGGGTCAGGGATGGCGGAGAGGTCGGTGAAGTGGGAGATGTGGAGAAGGGCTGAGTCAATGGTGAGAGAAAGCAACGATGGCGGTAACATAGACCAAACCGAGACGGATCGAAGAAGGCAAGCAAATAAAGGTAGAATTTTTCTATGGCTGGTGGTGGTGCTGAGCTGTTAGCACGGCAAGGTCGTCTCACAGAACCACCATTATCGTATCATCCGCCATTGCCATCCTCCAACTCCTTCAACTCCAACAAAAGGAACATCCACTCCCTAGTCTTCGTTTTCCTTttcctattatttatttatttaaattattctaTTTAATATACGGTGGACTAGCTTTGAGTTTGAATTTCTCatattacaatttaatttttcttgttttacgATGGACTAATCACTGAGTTTgaactttttaaattataaattattttctcTTGTTCTATACCCGtttatcatttgttttgttatttgtcgactttatcaaacaaaaaaaattatttaattatttattttttctgatCTTATTTATACTACTATCGTTTgagaatttctttttaattttttatatatttttttaaaaaaaatttatgaagtattacatttttttcttctaaattttttttattttttatatatttttactttttaatatttttttaaaagagataAAATGCTAGttagagagaaataaaagatataattaaaatagggggagaaattaataatttttttttataaatttttaaataagaataattttagaaaagtgagatatatatatatatatatattataaattttagattattaactgattttaaatgatttttttaatgtgtttgaaTTAGTTCAAGTGGACATATAAATTTTACCAAAGAAAGTGCTTGTTTGGgtaaatttcagaattttttttaagaggtTTAAAAAGAAGCACCAATAAATCTTTGTATCTTTTTTAATCACTAAAAAAcgatatttaaatttatcataattttaattaatttttaataaagtgggtAAACTACATTTATGACGTGCACAAGCATTATTATCTCaacatatttatgtttttactttGTATGAGTTAAGGTTTAATTTCggtaaaaatatgatatttttacaCAAAAAATTTGGTACAAATAGATTAAGAGGCAATTAGCTTTATTGTAATCTAGTGACACCTactttcataattattttactGATATTTAGTAAAAATCCCCTTAGACTTTTGTTGTAAACTACTCCATCTATCTCATTACTACCAAGaatattgataataaatttgctttaaatattaataaagtatattcaaaatcataataaacatataaaaacatgGTGCTTTTGGTTATATGCtcctaataaattatttatatcacTTGCACaagtataaatttataattatatccCACAACTCAGTTGTCCTTACATTATTGAccatatatctattttttttaattcaacaaTTATTACGATATAATCATAAACGATGAAATGACAAAAATGTCTTTAATAAGATCAAAAGTTTTGAGTCTATATAcataaccaataaataatttggTTTAAACTAGTAATTTTAAGggtatagaaaaaaaaaagacagtaAAACATTGATAATTTCAAAATACTAACACATAGGGGTTATACACGTAAATCTCCATtacgatgatttttttttttaaactagcAAACACCGCCATAAGATACCAAGAGGCAACCATGCATGGTGGTGTATTAGTTATGATAGTTTAATGGCctctaaaaaatttattaattcgaTCAAATGTGGCACTTTTTTATTGTGCCATTATATGCATGttcaaaagatttttcaaaaacaaaacaaaattaaggtATGTTTGAATACCACTAAATTCCAAGAGGCAACCATGCATGGTGGTGCATTAGTTATGGTAGTTTAATGACctctaaaaaatttattaattcagaTGTGACACTTTTTTGTTGTGCCTATTATGTGCATGTTcaaaagatatttcaaaaacaaaacagaatTAAGACATGTTTGGATACCACTAAATTTTATAAGAATGATAGTAATTCGTATGGAATTTAATGTAGGAAATTATAATAAAGGTTGTTTGGACATTATTTTTACcgtataaaattactataaaatcatatgatttcatagtaatttaaataaaaaaaaagtgagaaccaaattattttttctctttattttttgagCTCGTGAGTATTGCAGGCGTTTGGTAGCACTTTTCTATAAATCCCCCGTCTTGGAATAAAGGAAAAAGATATCCCTAAAAACGATACGTAAATAgtaaatgaataatattatatttatataatattttatagtatATGCACCGTCTATTATCTTCGGTCTGCCCATTCATCATTTTGTAACGGGTTTCTTTGTGTAGAAGGGTATAAAAGTGATTATAACTTTGCAATTGCAGGGGTATATCCATGAAGTTAGAAGGTTTTTGTCTTTTAGAGGGTGCATACGCaaaataaacccaaaaaaaaaaaactaagggtCTAAACGAAAATAAGAGCTAACGAGGGGGTGAATGCAAATTTAGTAATTttagagaagaaggagaagagaaaacGCAGTGATGGTGCTCTCATCGAAGAGATGAGTGCTCTCTCTTGGCGATGGTCTTTCCGGAGACGAGGAAGCGCCTCATCGGAGGAGAAGAAAGGAAGCTCCGATGACGAGTGGATCATGGAGGAATTTGGTGTCACTGAGCAGCTCTGTGAGTTCGTCAGTGGCTTCAATGTCAGCACTTTCAAGGATTTTCCCCTCCAAGGTTGttttcaattgatttttctcatttgattcatgtttttgttCTTGGGTTTATGGATTTCGTTTGTAGATCGTTCGGAAGAGCCGATCTCGGCTACGGTGACGTCTACTGTGAGAAAGGATCTCACTGAGTGGCAGGAGAGGCATGCAAGCCTTGTCCTTTCCAAAGTCAAGGTAGTTCTGGGTCAGTTATTTCTCTTAATGTTTGttttatcttgatttttattctatttaagTGAAGAGCAACCACTATCTCTCATTGCTCATCTTGATTCACTGTGAaaaacctcttttttttttatgctttatatGTTTTGTGGATCACCTGATGGCTAGTGGGGATGTAAATGATTTAGAGGATGAAAGCAAATTCATAAGTACATAATGGATGACTGCTTCTGTTTGTCAATGTTTCAAGCGTTAAATTTGCTAGCTTTGTTTTACCAATAAATTTTTGAGCTGGTGGACTATGTCCCATTGcctaatctttgttttttttcctctacttttttttttctggtggGAGTAAAGAATTAGAGTTATCAACCATTGCTTATCTTGATTCACTGTGAATAACCTTTTTCTCTTCCCCATGTTTTATACTTATCACCTAATATTTTTTGCTTTCTACTTCTTTTTTCAAATGCTTTTAGTCTTAAATTTGCCAGCTTTGTATCTCTGATAATTTTTTGGGATTGTTGGGGCACTGTAATGGTTTTTTTTACCAAAGGTTTAACCTTGGCTTTGGAAGAGCCCTTTCCTATTAGCGATAGGCCTTCTACATGCATGCTAGAGATCATGCTGTTTGTGTGTGTATTAGTTTCCATAAAGCCCTCTTTTTTCTTCACTTTTGCAAATAACCACAGTTAGCTGAAGCATTGCATGTTTATGTAGGCAAGGACTTgatctttatttctttgaaaaagatTGAAAAGAACATTATTTTAGGAATTGATCGAATTAAGAAGCAAGAACCTAGTGGATGTTCCAACCCACTCAAATTGATTCAGGAATACAACTTTAAGTAGAAAGGTAGCTGTATTTCTTGCAAGTGCACCTTGACAACCTTCCCATTAGTGGTTTGGAGTTATGAAATCCTTCACAAATTCATCTGCAGCTAAATTAAGACAATCCTTTGCTAGTTTGTAATTAAATCAAGACGTAGGAAATTTAGATTAGGAACCACAGGATTGGTACGTTATTGTAGAGAACGCTGGGTGCGCAATTATTTTACGATTAAGAAGCAATTGCCTCTTATACAGATTGTGTATGGATTTATTATAACTATGGAATACCCCAGATTTGGGCCTACTGTCACTTGAATATATTGTCATTTGTCCTTTGGATTGGTGAATGCAAAATGAATTTGCTAATACATTGATATTTCACTTAGgagtttgaaatttgaattgatgtatatatattttttatttttactgcaTGTATCCTCTTTGCTTTCTTATAGGGTAAGTCATTTTTACTTTACATAGCACACTTACTTTAGAATTATAACTTTGCTGCTGTTCATCCTTTCTTGTACGTGCTTGTTTAGTATGTGTAAGTTTCCACTTCTCATACTATGCTGTAACTTCAGTAGACCATTTTTACTTTACATTGCACACTTACATGTATGCTTATTTTGTGTGACTGTTTCTTTACCCATCTTTGATGTCATAATTTTTCTGGAATGCTCCTATTCTGCTTCCACAATTGCTTTCATACTAGTCTTTTCACATGCTTGTCTATTTTTATACAACAATAACAGAATACTTCTTATTTGCCACCTTTAATTCTCTCTCCAACCATTcaaaatctcatttttatttcCATGAACACTTTAAGAAAGACATCTTGGTAAAAGTCCTTAACACTTCAAAGTTGCCTTGTTCCCCTTTGACAACATTGTAGAACATCAGACATTTGTGAAATCCTTTGGATGACAGATGTATTCTTTCACACGACCCATTTTTCTTTTCCCATGGTCAGCTTGATGAACATGGTTCATATCTATGGTCAACAATCTCATGCAGCAATGGCTACACATTCAGCAAACTCCCATTAGGTTTGCATTAATTCTCACCAGTTTGGATCCCATATCTTTAAGGCCTTcatgattattattttctaatcacAAACCGGTTTTTATTTGTGTGCATGTACCTTCTGGAAGCGATGACTTTGCTTTCTAAAGGAAATGCCATCTATTTTCTGatgaacaataataattatatttactgATTTAAGGTTTTCTAGTGCTCTTCAACTCGCTTCTTTTAGCAATAATTGACATTGAATTTTACAGGATGTTTGCTTCCTTCTTCCAGGAAATCTCACAACTTCGATATACTTTGTGCCCTCGCCTTTTAAAGGAGCAACAATTTTGGAGAATATATTTTCTTCTAGTTAAGACTTACGTGACTCCGTAAGTTCCTTACAATTTCActatatttttaacaatgatTTCACAACAGAATATTGCAATAATCAAGTATTTAGGTATGTTTAGAGCATGCATCGTGGTTTTTGATTTcatgagtttaagagaatttgtgtttatttgtgtCATTTCCATGGTGAGGAACAATTACAAGCAAAGTATGGAGGGTGCAACTTACCCCTAGCATGTTTCATGTtgtttattactatttttgtaaagaaaaaaatatctaaattattcTTAAGGTAAGTTTATTAGATTGAGTGTTGGAAATCAAATTGTTAACTTACAGTAGATCTCTTCATCATTAAAAGGTAGATGCTTCCTAACTTTTAATTTGGAGCGAAGAACTGAATAGGTGGATTTCAGTAGAAATGGATGGATCATActttttgcaagaaaaaaaaaaaaatctttgactCTAAATTTAGATCATTGCACTACTCATTGATAGACAAACACATTACTCATCAACCTAA
This window harbors:
- the LOC120258957 gene encoding pentatricopeptide repeat-containing protein At5g66500, mitochondrial-like, which gives rise to MRAFSTLSRRSPITNPFKHPLAQHLLDEMPHRDAHAPRLNALLSAHVRNNNQTSALLLFLHMHRHNIPLDGFTFNPILSACPALPAAGSRLGFQLHSLMFKLGCLSEPIPATSLLNMYSKCGFFEDAVNVFDEMPERDVVSWNALLSCFIHHGHSQLTINAFFSMVQTRIEFTGFTLSTVLTACASSRSLAQGLQLHALTFICGYHNSLVIATSLIDLYSSCGMITQAMQVFTGLNSPKDTAMRNALITGLVQSQKYDDAFALFAQTTPNAVAFTSVLTACSDSLSLKHGKQIHCTALRRDFTSDTILCNVLVRIYAKCGDIHSAHSTFVMTDNKDVISWTSIIDAYGSQGCGLEALNLFTEMENEGSVLPNAVTFISVLSACGHSGLINEGIKYFNVMKNKYGIDPGAEHYACLIDMLGKGGRIEEAWEVYGGVVKEGKLSSGVCVAMLNGCKVCMDLGRGEIVGKHMMELGEEDKAGVYVLLSNFYAGIGRWKGAEEVRKVMEDKGLRKEEAGIG
- the LOC120259170 gene encoding probable inactive UDP-arabinopyranose mutase 2, giving the protein MSLELDASQVDVVIAALHPNLTTFLEEWRPILSRYHLIIIKDPDTEEELQIPSGFDLQVYTKSDIEKVIGQTSIKFSGHSSRYFGYLISRKKYIISIDDDCLPARDSQGFLIDAVAQHITNLSTPATPFFFNTLYDPYREGADFVRGYPFSLRTGVECVMSCGLWLNIADYDAPTQAVKPEERNLRYVDAVLTVPVRSMMPVSGINLAFRRDIVGPALFPVLRLAGEGKRRWETMEDIWSGMCAKVVCDHLGLGVKSGLPYVWRGEGADGGDALESLKKEWEGVKLMEQVVPFFQSVRLPRTAVTAEDCVIKMAGLVREQLGPLDLVFKNAADGMEEWVKLWKVSTSQSITDS
- the LOC120259171 gene encoding uncharacterized protein LOC120259171, which gives rise to MLPPSLLSLTIDSALLHISHFTDLSAIPDPILTLLFKETLHAGKLTEKVLKLFMATGNEEILYFVESLNIKQILSPVLPTRCSEKF
- the LOC120257983 gene encoding uncharacterized protein LOC120257983, producing MSALSWRWSFRRRGSASSEEKKGSSDDEWIMEEFGVTEQLCEFVSGFNVSTFKDFPLQDRSEEPISATVTSTVRKDLTEWQERHASLVLSKVKEISQLRYTLCPRLLKEQQFWRIYFLLVKTYVTPYEIRALQKAKIKKISSEDNISAKKSGIEVEMIESKNPSGSSLLTQ